A genomic region of Raphanus sativus cultivar WK10039 chromosome 6, ASM80110v3, whole genome shotgun sequence contains the following coding sequences:
- the LOC108813766 gene encoding uncharacterized protein LOC108813766 isoform X2 gives MKRKGGHKKGNKSKKSTEQDKLNESVQDSDSDQSCEHESKMVEVTSSSPSVVDPVKSVGRVKVKLKTSKAAPEPDVPLPTTKTSPQVERKEEPVPLRLPERKPVLNVYRKMKGIKIKSWKAAADGSSSATAVDTAVKAQDDIVLVKEPDEKTSQVKKPEPESAPVSSQNQQKKTDQISRYNKQELEDSLTVVKKIMKMEAADPFNVPVDPEALGIPDYFDIIKTPMDFGTVCSNLEKGNIYMNSEDVYKDVQYIWNNCSKYNKKGDYIVDLMKRVKKNFMKYWAAAGLYTEQSPESTQLEDGGNASSKGSQSKQKSQKRHGRHHKSDCMCAVCILKRRKRERHSSQGAVEESSPVRSPSMDNSSINMHEEQDMDVDVDNKTGQAGKTEIVELDDSPVAKRQRVGENVEEVETIEVESETKTKPAVEDKTQSIDRSAEETGDEPLTSAAEKLVVLASFEGPKSTQNDEEDKAKRLREQKELERKQWRAKMHEKFQLRNPQLLNLCETIFPNSKNHSSVWNGPHSLFKRPEGSNRTSSLHKAVEALMRSSN, from the exons ATGAAGCGTAAGGGAGGACATAAGAAAGGGAACAAGTCTAAAAAGTCCACTGAACAAGACAAGTTGAATGAGTCGGTCCAAGACAGTGACTCTGATCAAAGTTGTGAACATGAATCTAAAATGGTGGAGGTTACTTCCAGTTCACCTAGTGTAGTAGATCCGGTTAAGTCTGTCGGGCGTGTTAAGGTTAAACTGAAGACCTCCAAAGCAGCACCAGAACCTGATGTTCCATTGCCTACTACTAAGACTAGTCCTCAAGTTGAGAGAAAAGAGGAACCTGTTCCTCTTCGTCTGCCCGAGAGAAAACCAGTTCTTAATGTTTATAGGAAGATGAAAGGTATTAAGATCAAGTCTTGGAAGGCTGCTGCTGATGGATCTAGCTCCGCTACTGCTGTTGATACTGCTGTCAAGGCTCAAGATGATATTGTACTTGTTAAGGAGCCTGATGAGAAGACTTCTCAAGTCAAGAAGCCAGAACCTGAAAGCGCACCCGTTTCTTCTCAGAATCAGCAGAAGAAGACTGATCAGATTTCGCGGTACAATAAGCAAGAACTGGAAGATTCTCTTACG GTGGTCAAGAAGATTATGAAGATGGAAGCCGCTGATCCCTTTAATGTTCCTGTGGACCCTGAAGCTCTTGGCATTCCT GACTACTTCGATATCATCAAGACACCTATGGATTTTGGAACAGTATGCAGTAATCTTGAAAAAGGCAACATATATATGAATTCTGAGGATGTTTACAAGGATGTCCAGTACATCTGGAATAACTGTTCCAAGTACAATAAGAAAGGCGATTATATCGTGGACCTTATGAAGCGAGTTAAGAAAAATTTCATGAAGTACTGGGCTGCCGCGGGATTGTATACTGAGCAATCTCCAG AGAGTACTCAACTAGAGGATGGTGGAAATGCATCCTCCAAAGGTAGTCAATCCAAGCAGAAGAGCCAGAAGCGCCATGG AAGGCATCACAAGAGTGATTGTATGTGTGCGGTATGTATTTTGAAGCGACGTAAAAGAGAACGTCACAGTTCTCAAGGAGCAGTTGAG GAATCTTCACCTGTGAGAAGTCCGTCTATGGATAATTCATCTATAAATATGCATGAGGAGCAGGACATGGATGTTGATGTTGACAACAAAACTGGACAAGCAGGAAAAACAGAGATCGTGGAACTAGATGATAGTCCAGTGGCAAAACGACAAAGAGTTGGTGAAAATGTGGAGGAAGTGGAAACCATTGAGGTGGAGAGTGAAACTAAAACCAAACCTGCTGTCGAGGATAAGACTCAATCGATTGATAGATCGGCAGAAGAGACTGGTGACGAGCCCCTGACCAGTGCTGCAGAGAAACTGGTTGTTTTAGCTTCTTTTGAAGGTCCAAAATCAACTCAGAATGATGAGGAAGACAAGGCAAAACGACTCCGAGAGCAGAAG GAGTTAGAGCGTAAACAATGGAGAGCTAAGATGCATGAGAAGTTCCAACTCAGAAACCCTCAGCTGCTAAATCTCTGCGAGACTATCTTTCCTAACAGCAAAAACCACAGTTCTGTCTGGAACGGACCTCACTCACTGTTTAAACGTCCAGAAGGCTCAAATCGTACTAGTTCCTTACACAAAGCAGTTGAGGCCTTGATGAGAAGTAGTAATTAA
- the LOC108813766 gene encoding uncharacterized protein LOC108813766 isoform X1 has translation MKRKGGHKKGNKSKKSTEQDKLNESVQDSDSDQSCEHESKMVEVTSSSPSVVDPVKSVGRVKVKLKTSKAAPEPDVPLPTTKTSPQVERKEEPVPLRLPERKPVLNVYRKMKGIKIKSWKAAADGSSSATAVDTAVKAQDDIVLVKEPDEKTSQVKKPEPESAPVSSQNQQKKTDQISRYNKQELEDSLTVVKKIMKMEAADPFNVPVDPEALGIPDYFDIIKTPMDFGTVCSNLEKGNIYMNSEDVYKDVQYIWNNCSKYNKKGDYIVDLMKRVKKNFMKYWAAAGLYTEQSPESTQLEDGGNASSKGSQSKQKSQKRHGRHHKSDCMCAVCILKRRKRERHSSQGAVEESSPVRSPSMDNSSINMHEEQDMDVDVDNKTGQAGKTEIVELDDSPVAKRQRVGENVEEVETIEVESETKTKPAVEDKTQSIDRSAEETGDEPLTSAAEKLVVLASFEGPKSTQNDEEDKAKRLREQKELQELERKQWRAKMHEKFQLRNPQLLNLCETIFPNSKNHSSVWNGPHSLFKRPEGSNRTSSLHKAVEALMRSSN, from the exons ATGAAGCGTAAGGGAGGACATAAGAAAGGGAACAAGTCTAAAAAGTCCACTGAACAAGACAAGTTGAATGAGTCGGTCCAAGACAGTGACTCTGATCAAAGTTGTGAACATGAATCTAAAATGGTGGAGGTTACTTCCAGTTCACCTAGTGTAGTAGATCCGGTTAAGTCTGTCGGGCGTGTTAAGGTTAAACTGAAGACCTCCAAAGCAGCACCAGAACCTGATGTTCCATTGCCTACTACTAAGACTAGTCCTCAAGTTGAGAGAAAAGAGGAACCTGTTCCTCTTCGTCTGCCCGAGAGAAAACCAGTTCTTAATGTTTATAGGAAGATGAAAGGTATTAAGATCAAGTCTTGGAAGGCTGCTGCTGATGGATCTAGCTCCGCTACTGCTGTTGATACTGCTGTCAAGGCTCAAGATGATATTGTACTTGTTAAGGAGCCTGATGAGAAGACTTCTCAAGTCAAGAAGCCAGAACCTGAAAGCGCACCCGTTTCTTCTCAGAATCAGCAGAAGAAGACTGATCAGATTTCGCGGTACAATAAGCAAGAACTGGAAGATTCTCTTACG GTGGTCAAGAAGATTATGAAGATGGAAGCCGCTGATCCCTTTAATGTTCCTGTGGACCCTGAAGCTCTTGGCATTCCT GACTACTTCGATATCATCAAGACACCTATGGATTTTGGAACAGTATGCAGTAATCTTGAAAAAGGCAACATATATATGAATTCTGAGGATGTTTACAAGGATGTCCAGTACATCTGGAATAACTGTTCCAAGTACAATAAGAAAGGCGATTATATCGTGGACCTTATGAAGCGAGTTAAGAAAAATTTCATGAAGTACTGGGCTGCCGCGGGATTGTATACTGAGCAATCTCCAG AGAGTACTCAACTAGAGGATGGTGGAAATGCATCCTCCAAAGGTAGTCAATCCAAGCAGAAGAGCCAGAAGCGCCATGG AAGGCATCACAAGAGTGATTGTATGTGTGCGGTATGTATTTTGAAGCGACGTAAAAGAGAACGTCACAGTTCTCAAGGAGCAGTTGAG GAATCTTCACCTGTGAGAAGTCCGTCTATGGATAATTCATCTATAAATATGCATGAGGAGCAGGACATGGATGTTGATGTTGACAACAAAACTGGACAAGCAGGAAAAACAGAGATCGTGGAACTAGATGATAGTCCAGTGGCAAAACGACAAAGAGTTGGTGAAAATGTGGAGGAAGTGGAAACCATTGAGGTGGAGAGTGAAACTAAAACCAAACCTGCTGTCGAGGATAAGACTCAATCGATTGATAGATCGGCAGAAGAGACTGGTGACGAGCCCCTGACCAGTGCTGCAGAGAAACTGGTTGTTTTAGCTTCTTTTGAAGGTCCAAAATCAACTCAGAATGATGAGGAAGACAAGGCAAAACGACTCCGAGAGCAGAAG GAACTGCAGGAGTTAGAGCGTAAACAATGGAGAGCTAAGATGCATGAGAAGTTCCAACTCAGAAACCCTCAGCTGCTAAATCTCTGCGAGACTATCTTTCCTAACAGCAAAAACCACAGTTCTGTCTGGAACGGACCTCACTCACTGTTTAAACGTCCAGAAGGCTCAAATCGTACTAGTTCCTTACACAAAGCAGTTGAGGCCTTGATGAGAAGTAGTAATTAA
- the LOC108807806 gene encoding uncharacterized protein LOC108807806 has translation MTMKKISTETEKARADDDRCKSFAARPVQAKKQSVKLSQNTKSVIKIKLKKPPCNSVSTRPKKRSIPEVSGTNPKAVVAAVVKKNDKETLELFDIAKKSADVANAKGLLAAKAETSICVDTLSLLISLPISATAPRIMDRLGHLTRHKDRKICNSASALFQHWSQSIRDQQR, from the coding sequence ATGACGATGAAGAAAATCTCAACTGAAACAGAGAAGGCTAGGGCTGATGATGACCGTTGCAAATCCTTCGCAGCGAGGCCTGTCCAGGCGAAGAAGCAATCGGTGAAACTTTCTCAAAACACTAAATCAGTGATTAAGATAAAACTGAAGAAGCCGCCTTGCAACTCTGTTTCAACAAGGCCGAAGAAGCGGTCTATTCCGGAAGTTTCTGGAACAAACCCTAAAGCTGTTGTAGCCGCCGTTGTGAAGAAGAACGACAAGGAAACGTTGGAGCTGTTCGACATAGCCAAGAAATCAGCGGATGTGGCCAACGCGAAGGGGCTTCTCGCGGCTAAAGCAGAGACATCAATCTGTGTGGATACTCTCTCTTTGCTCATCAGTTTGCCAATCAGCGCAACGGCTCCGAGAATCATGGATAGGCTTGGGCATCTCACAAGGCACAAGGACCGCAAAATCTGCAACTCCGCGTCGGCTCTTTTTCAACATTGGAGTCAGAGCATCAGAGATCAACAACGCTAA
- the LOC130496899 gene encoding uncharacterized protein LOC130496899 isoform X2 has protein sequence MPLTKLVPDAFGVLTICLVALLILLGLLCIAYSFYFHSHARKQGFIQLGYFTGPWIVRITFILFSFWWAVGEIFRLSLFRRHTRLLSGLDLRWQENVCKWYIVSNLGFAEPCLFLTLMFLLRAPLKIDSGALSGKWNRNTACYIILYSLPMLALQLALVLSESRLNGGYVKLSSHFTRTYSQVTIDHAEILKLVINKRLQKRVHTLIFSVFSFLPLRIAMLCLSVLAKADKIVFEALSFLAFLSLFCFCVVSICLLVYFPVSDSMALRGLRDMDEDDSRGVTEERSGALLLAPHNEDSLSLRGRRSSSQERYVELSLFLEAEN, from the exons ATGCCCCTGACAAAATTAGTCCCCGATGCATTCGGCGTCCTCACCATCTGTTTAGTCGCTCTGCTTATTCTTCTCGGTCTCCTCTGCATCGCCTACTCCTTCTACTTCCATTCTCACGCTCGTAAGCAAGGCTTTATTCAGCTTGGCTACTTCACCGGTCCTTGGATTGTCCGTATCACTTTCATTCTCTTCTCCTTCTGGTGGGCTGTTGGTGAGATCTTCCGGCTGAGTTTGTTTAGGCGTCACACTAGGCTGCTCAGCGGCTTGGATCTCAGATGGCAAGAAAACGTCTGCAAGTGGTACATCGTTTCCAATCTTGGGTTTGCCGAGCCTTGCCTCTTTCTCACACTCATGTTTCTTCTGCGAGCTCCTTTGAAGATCGACTCTGGGGCTTTGAGTGGCAAATGGAACAGGAACACTGCCTGTTACATTATTCTTTATTCTCTACCCATGCTTGCTCTTCAACTTGCGCTTGTTTTATCCGAGTCACGCCTAAACGGTGGTTATGTTAAGCTATCAAGCCACTTCACTAGAACCTATTCCCAAGTTACTATTGATCATGCTGAG ATACTGAAACTGGTCATCAATAAGCGTCTGCAGAAGAGGGTACACACTTTGATATTCTCTGTCTTTAGTTTCCTTCCGTTGAGGATCGCTATGCTCTGTTTGTCGGTACTCGCAAAAGCAGACAAGATTGTGTTCGAAGCCCTTTCCTTCTTAGCCTTCTTGTCCCTCTTCTGCTTTTGCGTGGTTTCCATTTGCTTGCTTGTCTACTTCCCGGTTTCAGATTCAATGGCCCTAAGAGGTCTAAGGGACATGGATGAAGATGATAGTAGGGGTGTGACTGAAGAACGCAGTGGTGCTCTGTTGCTTGCACCACATAACGAGGATAGCTTGAGCTTAAGAGGTCGAAGATCTTCCTCACAGGAGAGGTATGTGGAACTCAGCCTATTTCTTGAAGCTGAGAACTAA
- the LOC130496899 gene encoding uncharacterized protein LOC130496899 isoform X1 has protein sequence MPLTKLVPDAFGVLTICLVALLILLGLLCIAYSFYFHSHARKQGFIQLGYFTGPWIVRITFILFSFWWAVGEIFRLSLFRRHTRLLSGLDLRWQENVCKWYIVSNLGFAEPCLFLTLMFLLRAPLKIDSGALSGKWNRNTACYIILYSLPMLALQLALVLSESRLNGGYVKLSSHFTRTYSQVTIDHAEVALCTYPLLSTIILAVFAAVLTAYLFLLGRQILKLVINKRLQKRVHTLIFSVFSFLPLRIAMLCLSVLAKADKIVFEALSFLAFLSLFCFCVVSICLLVYFPVSDSMALRGLRDMDEDDSRGVTEERSGALLLAPHNEDSLSLRGRRSSSQERYVELSLFLEAEN, from the coding sequence ATGCCCCTGACAAAATTAGTCCCCGATGCATTCGGCGTCCTCACCATCTGTTTAGTCGCTCTGCTTATTCTTCTCGGTCTCCTCTGCATCGCCTACTCCTTCTACTTCCATTCTCACGCTCGTAAGCAAGGCTTTATTCAGCTTGGCTACTTCACCGGTCCTTGGATTGTCCGTATCACTTTCATTCTCTTCTCCTTCTGGTGGGCTGTTGGTGAGATCTTCCGGCTGAGTTTGTTTAGGCGTCACACTAGGCTGCTCAGCGGCTTGGATCTCAGATGGCAAGAAAACGTCTGCAAGTGGTACATCGTTTCCAATCTTGGGTTTGCCGAGCCTTGCCTCTTTCTCACACTCATGTTTCTTCTGCGAGCTCCTTTGAAGATCGACTCTGGGGCTTTGAGTGGCAAATGGAACAGGAACACTGCCTGTTACATTATTCTTTATTCTCTACCCATGCTTGCTCTTCAACTTGCGCTTGTTTTATCCGAGTCACGCCTAAACGGTGGTTATGTTAAGCTATCAAGCCACTTCACTAGAACCTATTCCCAAGTTACTATTGATCATGCTGAGGTTGCGTTATGCACCTATCCTCTACTGAGTACCATCATCCTCGCTGTGTTTGCAGCCGTACTAACAGCTTACTTGTTCTTGCTTGGAAGGCAGATACTGAAACTGGTCATCAATAAGCGTCTGCAGAAGAGGGTACACACTTTGATATTCTCTGTCTTTAGTTTCCTTCCGTTGAGGATCGCTATGCTCTGTTTGTCGGTACTCGCAAAAGCAGACAAGATTGTGTTCGAAGCCCTTTCCTTCTTAGCCTTCTTGTCCCTCTTCTGCTTTTGCGTGGTTTCCATTTGCTTGCTTGTCTACTTCCCGGTTTCAGATTCAATGGCCCTAAGAGGTCTAAGGGACATGGATGAAGATGATAGTAGGGGTGTGACTGAAGAACGCAGTGGTGCTCTGTTGCTTGCACCACATAACGAGGATAGCTTGAGCTTAAGAGGTCGAAGATCTTCCTCACAGGAGAGGTATGTGGAACTCAGCCTATTTCTTGAAGCTGAGAACTAA